From Rhizobium favelukesii, the proteins below share one genomic window:
- a CDS encoding LysR family transcriptional regulator has protein sequence MDTKRLDLNLLVTLETLLVEQNVTKAAARLNLSQPAVSAQLNRLRHEFDDPLLIPAQRGMTPTAKAMELLEPLRQALDQVRATVVSHRNFDPAEAKLTVSIACTDYLQAAVVKPLVVELRMRAPGVRVALRNLDVAQLDAQMVRGDVDLALMTPQAASPSLRTRHLFNERYVLIGRRKHPRLRKGITVEEFAEMDQVIVSLDGGGFVTPVDSALADLGHRRNAVLSAASFLFVPEIVSYSDFVALVPERLVRDRADKLMVIDCPFPVEGFAVGMVWHERSHGHGGQRWIREAIASLMAHT, from the coding sequence ATGGATACCAAGCGCCTGGATCTCAATCTGCTGGTCACTCTCGAGACGTTGCTCGTGGAGCAGAACGTGACGAAGGCGGCCGCGCGCCTGAATCTGAGCCAACCAGCGGTCAGTGCCCAGCTAAACCGCCTCAGGCATGAGTTCGACGACCCACTGCTAATACCTGCACAGCGAGGAATGACACCGACCGCTAAAGCAATGGAGTTGCTCGAGCCTTTGCGCCAGGCCCTTGACCAGGTTCGAGCCACGGTTGTTTCCCATAGGAACTTCGACCCGGCTGAAGCCAAGCTAACCGTCTCTATCGCCTGTACAGATTATCTGCAGGCGGCGGTGGTCAAGCCGCTCGTCGTGGAACTCAGGATGCGGGCACCCGGAGTTCGTGTCGCGCTGCGCAATCTCGACGTGGCGCAGTTGGACGCGCAGATGGTGCGGGGTGATGTGGATCTGGCGCTCATGACGCCGCAGGCCGCTTCGCCGAGTCTTCGTACTCGACACCTGTTTAACGAGCGCTATGTGCTCATTGGCCGACGGAAACATCCGAGACTACGAAAGGGAATCACGGTCGAGGAGTTTGCTGAGATGGACCAGGTAATTGTTTCCTTGGACGGCGGTGGCTTTGTGACGCCAGTGGACAGCGCTTTGGCTGACCTCGGACACAGACGCAATGCGGTGTTATCGGCAGCCTCATTCTTGTTCGTTCCTGAGATCGTGTCTTACTCGGACTTCGTTGCCCTTGTTCCAGAACGTCTCGTACGCGACCGTGCCGACAAGCTCATGGTAATAGACTGCCCATTTCCCGTCGAAGGTTTCGCAGTGGGAATGGTGTGGCACGAGCGCAGTCACGGACACGGCGGCCAACGCTGGATTCGGGAGGCTATTGCGTCGCTGATGGCGCACACATAA